A single Triticum dicoccoides isolate Atlit2015 ecotype Zavitan chromosome 2A, WEW_v2.0, whole genome shotgun sequence DNA region contains:
- the LOC119352904 gene encoding probable inorganic phosphate transporter 1-4 codes for MARELKVLGALDAAKTQWYHFTAIVIAGMGFFTDAYDLFSISLITKLLGRIYYFDPSSAAPGSLPPNVSAAVNGVAFCGTLAGQLFFGWLGDKMGRKKVYGMTLMIMVLCCIASGLSFGSSAHGVMATLCFFRFWLGFGIGGDYPLSASIMSEYANKRTRGAFIAAVFAMQGFGNLTCGVVAIIVSAAFKERFDAPAYRDDRAGSTVPQADYVWRIVLMFGAVPALLTYYWRMKMPETARYTALVAKNAKLATSDMARVLNVELVSDEAEQPVPVGHGDREQFGLFSKEFARRHGRHLLGTTVCWFVLDIAFYSQNLFQKDIYTAVEWLPRADTMNALQEMFKISRAQTLVALCGTIPGYWFTVFLIDVVGRFAIQLGGFFFMTAFMLGLAVPYHHWTTPGNHVGFVVMFSLTFFFANFGPNSTTFIVPAEIFPARLRSTCHGISAAAGKAGAIVGSFGFLYAAQSTDSTKTDAGYPPGIGVRNSLFVLAGCNVVGCLFTFLVPEPNGKSLEELSGEIEEDDMPEDTPSAAAREERSTPAPAAS; via the coding sequence ATGGCTCGAGAGCTCAAGGTGCTCGGCGCGCTGGACGCCGCCAAGACGCAGTGGTACCACTTCACGGCCATCGTGATCGCGGGCATGGGCTTCTTCACCGACGCCTACGACCTCTTCTCCATCTCCCTCATCACCAAGCTCCTGGGCCGAATCTACTACTTCGACCCGAGCTCAGCCGCGCCGGGCTCGCTCCCGCCCaacgtctccgccgccgtcaacggcgtCGCCTTCTGTGGCACTCTCGCCGGGCAGCTCTTCTTCGGCTGGCTCGGCGACAAGATGGGCCGGAAGAAGGTCTACGGCATGACGCTCATGATCATGGTGCTCTGCTGCATCGCCTCCGGCCTCTCCTTCGGGTCCAGCGCCCACGGCGTCATGGCCACCCTCTGCTTCTTCCGCTTCTGGCTCGGCTTTGGCATCGGCGGCGACTACCCGCTCTCCGCCAGCATCATGTCTGAGTACGCCAACAAGCGCACCCGTGGTGCCTTCATCGCCGCCGTATTCGCCATGCAGGGGTTCGGCAACCTCACCTGCGGCGTCGTTGCGATCATCGTCTCGGCTGCATTCAAGGAGCGGTTCGACGCGCCCGCGTACAGGGACGACCGGGCCGGCTCCACCGTGCCGCAGGCCGACTACGTGTGGCGCATCGTCCTCATGTTCGGCGCCGTCCCGGCGCTCCTCACCTACTACTGGCGCATGAAGATGCCCGAGACGGCGCGCTACACCGCGCTCGTGGCCAAGAACGCAAAGCTGGCCACGTCCGACATGGCGCGGGTGCTCAACGTGGAACTCGTCTCCGACGAGGCGGAGCAGCCAGTGCCCGTCGGACACGGTGACCGCGAGCAGTTCGGGCTCTTCTCCAAGGAGTTCGCTCGGCGCCACGGCCGGCACCTGCTGGGCACGACGGTGTGCTGGTTCGTCCTCGACATCGCCTTCTACTCGCAGAACCTGTTCCAGAAGGACATCTACACGGCggtggagtggctgcccagggcggaCACCATGAACGCGCTGCAGGAGATGTTCAAGATCTCGCGCGCGCAGACGCTGGTCGCGCTGTGCGGCACCATCCCAGGGTACTGGTTCACGGTGTTCCTCATCGACGTCGTCGGCCGCTTCGCCATCCAGCTCGGCGGCTTCTTCTTCATGACGGCGTTCATGCTGGGGCTCGCCGTGCCGTACCACCACTGGACGACCCCCGGGAACCATGTGGGCTTCGTCGTCATGTTCTCGCTCACCTTCTTCTTCGCCAACTTCGGGCCCAACTCCACCACCTTCATCGTGCCGGCAGAGATCTTCCCGGCACGGCTGCGGTCGACGTGCCACGGCATCTCGGCGGCTGCCGGGAAGGCGGGCGCCATTGTGGGGTCGTTCGGATTCCTGTATGCTGCCCAGAGCACTGATTCCACGAAGACGGACGCCGGGTACCCGCCTGGCATCGGCGTCCGTAACTCGTTGTTCGTGCTCGCCGGGTGCAACGTGGTCGGGTGTCTGTTCACGTTCCTCGTGCCGGAGCCCAACGGGAAGTCGCTGGAGGAGCTCTCAGGCGAGATCGAGGAGGATGACATGCCCGAAGACACGCCATCTGCAGCAGCCCGGGAAGAGAGGAGCACGCCGGCACCCGCGGCTTCATAG